One part of the Clostridium thermosuccinogenes genome encodes these proteins:
- a CDS encoding XkdQ/YqbQ family protein codes for MSMEFLVKVDNNVYEISGLVTSISYSDRLNDGCSKLEFSYVGDILKVKNGSVISFKYDNVGIFYGYVFKHGQNKRKEITVTAYDQLRYCKAKDTIVVRGDSVTSLVKKMCNYFGLKTGALTNTGYTLATSIQDDKTWLDIIYSGIDDTLTNTGRWYSLRDEFGSIALRDLVDLQLNLVLGDESLVYDYKYDKSIDDEFYNQIKIVSDNESTGKRDVYITKDSGSIAKYGLLQYFEVLNKNANPSQAKSKADMLLKLYNREVETISLDCLGDTSVRAGSSFYGRIGDIELNRRLIVRSVTHKFLPVHTMSLEVAI; via the coding sequence ATGAGTATGGAGTTCCTCGTTAAAGTAGATAACAATGTATATGAAATAAGCGGGCTTGTTACATCCATATCATATTCAGACAGGCTGAATGACGGATGCAGCAAGCTCGAATTTTCATATGTTGGTGATATCCTGAAAGTTAAAAATGGGAGTGTCATAAGTTTTAAATATGATAATGTCGGCATCTTTTATGGATATGTATTCAAGCATGGACAAAATAAGAGAAAGGAGATTACTGTCACTGCGTATGACCAGCTGAGATACTGCAAGGCAAAGGATACCATTGTGGTCAGGGGTGATTCGGTGACCAGCCTTGTGAAAAAGATGTGCAATTATTTTGGACTCAAAACAGGGGCTCTTACCAATACAGGTTATACGCTTGCCACAAGTATTCAAGATGACAAGACCTGGCTTGACATTATATATTCCGGAATAGATGACACTCTTACCAATACCGGCAGATGGTATTCATTGAGGGATGAGTTTGGCAGCATAGCGCTGCGGGATCTGGTGGATCTGCAGCTTAACCTTGTGCTGGGAGATGAAAGCCTTGTTTATGACTATAAGTATGACAAGTCCATTGATGATGAGTTTTATAATCAAATCAAGATAGTGAGCGATAATGAGTCTACGGGGAAAAGGGATGTTTACATTACAAAAGACAGTGGTTCAATAGCCAAATATGGCCTGCTGCAGTATTTTGAGGTGCTTAATAAAAATGCGAATCCCTCCCAGGCGAAGTCAAAGGCGGATATGCTTCTAAAGCTGTATAACAGGGAGGTTGAGACAATAAGCCTGGACTGCCTGGGGGATACAAGTGTACGAGCCGGGTCCAGTTTTTATGGTCGGATTGGTGATATAGAACTCAACAGAAGATTGATTGTCCGTTCAGTCACGCATAAATTCCTGCCGGTTCATACGATGTCTCTGGAGGTGGCAATATGA
- a CDS encoding N-acetylmuramoyl-L-alanine amidase family protein → MKVYISPSTQEKNIGVGNYGTEEKRMNEIADIVCPLLEYNGFTVKRNRPEMTLSQIIADSDAWKPDIHVAIHSNAVGGSGAGQARGCEVYGYLIDGRVTNSQRLSEAIYKEVSAITPTSDRGVKNGVPLNLAEIVTVKATSCIVEVAFHDNMEDAIWIMNNIPRIGEAIVKGICNYFGVSFRKPSDTVDWKAKYENLVAQLKNLVKGLD, encoded by the coding sequence ATGAAGGTATATATTTCGCCCAGCACGCAGGAAAAGAATATCGGAGTTGGAAATTATGGTACGGAAGAAAAAAGGATGAATGAAATTGCGGACATCGTTTGTCCTCTCCTGGAGTACAACGGATTCACAGTCAAAAGGAACAGGCCGGAAATGACATTATCACAGATTATAGCCGATTCCGATGCGTGGAAACCAGATATACATGTGGCAATACACAGCAATGCAGTGGGTGGAAGTGGTGCAGGACAGGCTAGAGGTTGTGAGGTTTACGGATATCTGATTGATGGGAGGGTTACCAACAGCCAGAGGCTTTCAGAAGCAATATATAAGGAAGTGTCTGCTATTACTCCCACGTCCGACAGAGGAGTAAAAAACGGAGTGCCTCTTAATCTTGCTGAGATTGTGACGGTCAAAGCTACCAGTTGTATTGTTGAGGTTGCCTTCCACGACAATATGGAGGATGCTATCTGGATAATGAACAATATACCTCGGATTGGCGAGGCAATAGTAAAAGGTATCTGCAATTACTTTGGTGTAAGTTTCAGAAAGCCTTCCGATACTGTGGATTGGAAAGCAAAATATGAGAATCTTGTGGCACAATTGAAAAATCTTGTGAAAGGGTTAGATTGA
- a CDS encoding DNA helicase — protein MINEIKTIVQNYLNNAKLCSIMLGTVTDDGIKVSDKLVIPKELVVGNLKNSVLVGQKVRLLRNHGGQQFYILEVVAE, from the coding sequence ATGATAAATGAAATTAAAACTATAGTGCAGAACTACCTGAACAACGCTAAGCTGTGCAGCATTATGCTGGGAACGGTAACCGATGATGGGATTAAGGTCAGCGATAAGCTGGTCATTCCTAAGGAACTTGTTGTCGGAAATTTAAAAAACTCCGTTCTCGTTGGACAGAAGGTCAGGCTTTTGAGGAATCACGGAGGACAGCAGTTCTATATTTTGGAGGTGGTGGCTGAATGA
- a CDS encoding sialidase family protein, with protein MYKILIKEKVLKDRKYFKSCHASTLTVLPNGNILSAWFGGTQEGADDVAIWGAVRENDSWSEPFKIADEEGLPHWNPVLFTRGGRVFLFYKVGHEISDWYTRYTVSEDNGKTWSEPVELVKGDRGGRGPVKNKMLVLSNGAWIAPASTEKGMWKAFADISYDDGRTWLRSEDICIDFLKHSPADTDNATVSEQSFLRRGVIQPTLWESEPGKVHMLLRSTEGFIYRSDSEDYGKSWSEAYPTALPNNNSGIDLVRLGNGVLYLAYNPIGENWGPRTPIVLAASSDNGISWKEQLVLDDGPGEFSYPAVISDGEDILITYTWKRENIAFWRISTQV; from the coding sequence ATGTATAAAATACTTATCAAGGAAAAGGTATTAAAAGACAGGAAATATTTTAAAAGCTGCCATGCATCCACACTTACGGTGCTTCCGAATGGAAATATACTATCCGCATGGTTCGGAGGAACGCAAGAGGGAGCCGATGATGTTGCCATATGGGGAGCAGTGCGGGAAAACGATTCATGGTCGGAGCCTTTCAAAATTGCGGATGAGGAAGGACTGCCCCACTGGAATCCTGTGCTCTTCACAAGAGGCGGCAGGGTATTCCTCTTCTACAAGGTAGGGCATGAGATCAGTGATTGGTACACAAGGTATACGGTTTCGGAGGATAACGGTAAAACATGGTCTGAGCCTGTTGAACTGGTAAAGGGTGACAGGGGAGGAAGAGGACCTGTGAAAAACAAAATGCTGGTTCTTTCCAACGGAGCATGGATTGCGCCTGCTTCAACGGAAAAAGGCATGTGGAAAGCCTTTGCGGATATATCCTATGATGATGGGCGGACATGGTTAAGAAGCGAGGATATCTGTATCGATTTCCTGAAGCATAGCCCGGCTGATACTGATAATGCAACGGTTTCTGAGCAATCCTTTCTGAGGAGGGGAGTGATACAGCCAACCCTTTGGGAATCGGAGCCAGGCAAAGTCCATATGCTTCTTAGGAGCACGGAAGGGTTCATATATAGAAGCGATTCGGAAGACTACGGAAAAAGTTGGTCGGAAGCATATCCAACAGCGCTTCCTAACAACAACAGCGGCATAGATCTGGTAAGGCTGGGTAATGGCGTGCTGTACCTCGCATACAACCCTATAGGGGAGAACTGGGGACCGAGAACACCCATAGTGCTGGCTGCTTCCTCAGACAATGGCATCTCATGGAAGGAGCAGCTGGTGTTGGACGATGGCCCCGGAGAATTTTCCTATCCGGCGGTTATTTCCGACGGGGAGGATATTTTAATTACATACACGTGGAAGAGGGAAAATATCGCTTTCTGGAGGATATCCACCCAGGTGTGA
- a CDS encoding folate family ECF transporter S component, with protein sequence MKILIWKLKSSLDEFGNARTIAMSGMLVALNVILTFFDISLSNVLRISFSFLPLAMGGMLYGPVVGGAMGVVGDILGYLARPDGPFFPGFTLNALLSGALYGLFLYKRPVKLKSVIAVSLLITVSINLLLNPVWLSMMYGNAFIVLLTGRIVKNVIMFPINTALLFAALKLVERVKIRSNS encoded by the coding sequence TTGAAAATATTAATATGGAAGCTCAAATCATCTCTGGATGAATTTGGAAATGCCCGGACTATTGCAATGTCCGGAATGTTGGTCGCTCTCAATGTAATTCTGACCTTTTTTGATATTTCCTTATCAAATGTGCTGAGGATCAGCTTTTCCTTTCTGCCGCTGGCTATGGGCGGCATGCTTTACGGGCCTGTTGTCGGAGGTGCAATGGGTGTGGTAGGGGATATCCTTGGATATCTTGCCCGTCCTGACGGTCCGTTTTTTCCGGGATTCACGCTAAATGCCCTGCTTTCGGGGGCTCTTTATGGACTTTTCCTGTATAAGCGGCCTGTGAAACTGAAAAGCGTTATAGCTGTGTCTTTGCTGATTACTGTGTCAATTAATCTGTTGTTGAACCCCGTCTGGCTCAGCATGATGTATGGGAATGCGTTCATCGTATTGCTTACAGGACGTATTGTCAAGAATGTGATAATGTTTCCCATTAATACGGCACTGCTTTTTGCTGCCTTGAAGCTCGTTGAAAGGGTAAAAATCCGGAGCAATTCTTAA
- a CDS encoding cation diffusion facilitator family transporter — translation MTNLLIRLFVKDYKNISSSKVRERYGKFASIAGIATNILLFIFKMTVGMLFNSISITADAINNLSDSGSSLITLTGFKLSGKPADEKHPYGHARMEYISGLIVSFLVLFLGFELFKSSVEKIINPQEANFNAISIMVLIVSILIKLWQSMFYRKIGRMIDSTTLMATSVDSRNDIFSTSAVLAAAIITRSTGYNLDGYMGAAVALFILFSGVKLIQETISPLLGMAPTKELVDKIYKKILSYDGIIGLHDLTVHSYGPGKCFASVHCEVSADQDIMASHDIIDNIERDFLKDEGIHMVIHLDPVVTDDERINALKAIVEDILQKISPKISMHDFRVVFGLTHSNLIFDVVVPYDFELSDDELAELISDKIHEFNRTYHSIITVDHNYVPEGNQR, via the coding sequence TTGACAAACTTATTAATAAGGCTGTTTGTAAAAGATTATAAAAACATATCCAGCTCCAAGGTGCGAGAGCGCTACGGAAAATTTGCCAGTATTGCAGGCATTGCCACCAACATACTTCTTTTTATTTTTAAAATGACTGTGGGCATGCTCTTTAACAGCATATCCATTACCGCAGATGCCATAAATAACCTATCCGACTCCGGCTCATCGCTGATAACCCTCACAGGTTTCAAGCTATCAGGAAAACCGGCAGATGAAAAACATCCATACGGCCATGCCCGCATGGAGTATATATCGGGTCTTATTGTCTCATTTTTAGTCCTTTTTTTGGGTTTTGAGTTGTTCAAAAGCTCTGTTGAAAAAATCATAAATCCTCAGGAGGCTAATTTCAACGCTATTTCCATAATGGTTCTGATAGTCTCCATCCTCATAAAACTCTGGCAATCCATGTTCTACCGCAAGATAGGCAGGATGATAGATTCCACAACTCTTATGGCGACATCTGTGGACAGCCGGAATGATATATTCTCCACATCAGCAGTACTGGCCGCTGCAATCATAACCCGCTCCACCGGATATAACCTGGATGGCTATATGGGAGCTGCTGTTGCACTTTTTATACTGTTTTCCGGGGTCAAGCTTATTCAGGAGACCATCAGTCCATTGCTGGGAATGGCACCTACCAAGGAACTGGTGGATAAGATCTACAAAAAAATCCTTAGCTATGACGGCATTATCGGCCTGCATGACCTGACAGTACACAGCTATGGGCCGGGCAAATGCTTTGCTTCAGTGCACTGTGAAGTATCTGCCGATCAGGACATTATGGCAAGCCATGATATTATTGACAATATCGAAAGGGATTTTCTGAAGGATGAAGGCATTCATATGGTCATTCATCTCGATCCTGTCGTCACCGACGATGAAAGAATCAACGCACTGAAGGCCATTGTAGAAGACATCCTCCAGAAGATCTCCCCCAAAATAAGCATGCACGATTTTCGCGTGGTTTTTGGCCTAACCCATTCCAACCTGATATTTGATGTAGTGGTACCCTATGACTTCGAATTAAGCGATGATGAGCTTGCCGAATTGATATCGGACAAAATCCACGAGTTTAACAGAACTTATCATTCGATAATCACTGTCGACCACAATTATGTGCCGGAGGGAAATCAGAGATAG
- a CDS encoding AraC family transcriptional regulator: MNYISEYYDAETKPSTSLSVYQCGWQDCGPGHSYGPAIRDHYVIHYIIRGRGEYHADGKVYQLARGDGFLIVPNQSTFYRSDLEDPWEYFWVGFHGSEAKNLLEQANLNRESLIFRYDRDDMLRHHLASIHDVTKRKNCLGQQAMEYAMIGYLYLFISCLIKENSSNSGASQKQDYFARALRFIEENFSYDISVEDIASFVGVDRTYLYRIFIEQLSISPSRYLMDYRLNRAARMLAATDLSLKEAAYSVGFRDVAHFSRSFHKKYGMSPLKYRKMRGEKSI, from the coding sequence ATGAATTACATATCCGAATACTATGACGCCGAAACCAAGCCCAGCACCAGCCTATCGGTATATCAATGCGGCTGGCAGGATTGCGGCCCGGGACACTCCTATGGACCTGCCATCCGGGACCATTATGTAATTCACTATATTATCCGCGGCAGAGGCGAATACCATGCTGACGGCAAAGTCTATCAGCTTGCCAGGGGGGACGGATTTTTGATCGTTCCCAACCAGTCCACCTTTTACCGTTCCGATCTGGAGGACCCTTGGGAGTATTTTTGGGTTGGATTTCACGGATCAGAAGCTAAAAATCTATTGGAACAGGCCAATTTGAACAGGGAGTCCCTGATCTTTCGTTATGATAGGGATGATATGTTGAGGCACCATCTGGCCAGCATCCATGATGTCACCAAGCGTAAGAACTGCCTGGGACAGCAGGCGATGGAATATGCCATGATAGGATATCTTTACCTGTTCATTTCCTGCCTCATAAAAGAAAACAGCTCCAACAGCGGAGCCAGCCAGAAACAGGACTATTTTGCCCGGGCACTGCGCTTTATCGAGGAAAACTTTTCTTATGATATATCTGTCGAAGATATCGCAAGCTTCGTGGGAGTGGACCGCACTTACCTTTACCGTATTTTCATTGAGCAGCTCTCCATATCTCCCAGCCGTTATCTGATGGATTACAGGCTTAACCGGGCGGCACGCATGCTGGCGGCCACAGATCTTTCACTGAAAGAGGCGGCTTATTCTGTAGGATTTCGAGATGTTGCCCATTTCTCCAGGTCCTTTCATAAAAAATATGGTATGTCTCCCCTTAAGTATCGCAAAATGAGGGGTGAAAAATCCATTTAA
- a CDS encoding sugar phosphate isomerase/epimerase family protein, whose product MILSTQTFYLSELFGDETAVRMLAEAGYDALDYSMFRITEDSHILNSEGYKEYALNLKRTAEEAGVHFNQAHAPFPSVRYGNDEYNADMFRKIVRSMEVASILGAKIIIVHPFACPKEVDQKGENIAFYNRLMPYCKEYGIKVALENMWGYDERRGCIVPNVCSTGAELAEYVDELDSEWFVACLDVGHSGLIGEEASTAIRVLGKERLKALHVHDNDYKRDCHVIPFVGKMNWEDITKALADIGYEGDFTLEADSFLYGYDKEFISSAVKFMHDTGRYLISRIENAKK is encoded by the coding sequence ATGATATTATCTACACAAACCTTCTATCTGAGCGAGCTTTTTGGTGATGAAACGGCAGTCAGGATGCTTGCTGAAGCAGGATATGATGCTCTGGACTATTCGATGTTTAGGATTACCGAGGACAGCCATATTTTGAATTCGGAAGGATATAAGGAATATGCGTTGAATCTGAAAAGAACGGCAGAGGAAGCCGGGGTACACTTCAACCAGGCTCATGCTCCATTTCCATCAGTTCGTTATGGTAATGATGAGTACAATGCCGACATGTTCAGGAAAATTGTACGTTCCATGGAGGTAGCATCAATCCTCGGGGCAAAGATAATAATCGTGCACCCTTTTGCCTGCCCTAAGGAAGTTGACCAAAAGGGTGAAAATATAGCTTTCTACAATCGTCTGATGCCTTATTGCAAGGAGTATGGAATAAAGGTTGCCCTGGAAAACATGTGGGGATATGACGAAAGGAGGGGCTGTATCGTTCCCAATGTGTGCAGCACCGGAGCGGAACTGGCTGAATACGTCGACGAATTGGACAGTGAGTGGTTTGTAGCATGCCTTGATGTTGGACACAGTGGTCTTATAGGGGAAGAAGCCTCAACAGCTATAAGGGTATTGGGAAAAGAGAGGCTTAAGGCGTTGCATGTACACGATAATGATTATAAAAGGGACTGTCATGTTATTCCGTTCGTGGGAAAAATGAACTGGGAGGATATTACGAAAGCCCTGGCGGACATTGGATATGAGGGTGATTTTACTCTTGAGGCGGACTCTTTTCTTTATGGCTATGATAAAGAATTTATTAGCTCTGCTGTAAAATTTATGCATGATACCGGCAGATATTTAATCAGCAGAATTGAAAATGCGAAAAAGTGA
- a CDS encoding baseplate J/gp47 family protein codes for MFEDMTYENILKDMLSRVTSDVDKREGSVIFDALAPCAYKLAETYFKLNNFIDLVSADTAVGEYLDRVVADYGIKRKAATYAVRKVEATAPVDIGTRWGLKDTTYVITEKMSDTEYKAKCEQLGSIGNQYSGLLDNIDNVPDVAAALTDIIISGEDEETDDSLRARFYNQIRTPSTSGNADHYRKWAMEVAGCGDAKVLPLWNGNGTVKVLVVDENMAVDEALPAAVAAHIETVRPIGAAVTVESPQEKVISISAGVVLDGSKTLNDVYNSFSKAFSEYLKDIVFKNYSISYARIGSLLLSTDGVADYVNLLVNGGAANITIGETEVPVAGTIALTEVV; via the coding sequence ATGTTTGAAGACATGACTTATGAAAACATACTGAAAGATATGTTGAGCAGGGTGACATCCGATGTGGACAAAAGAGAAGGCTCGGTTATTTTTGACGCACTGGCCCCATGTGCCTATAAATTAGCGGAAACTTATTTTAAGCTGAACAATTTTATTGATCTGGTAAGCGCTGATACTGCTGTGGGTGAATATCTGGACCGTGTTGTGGCGGACTATGGGATAAAAAGAAAGGCTGCCACCTATGCAGTAAGAAAGGTTGAAGCAACAGCGCCAGTTGACATCGGTACGCGATGGGGACTGAAGGACACAACATATGTTATCACAGAGAAAATGTCGGATACTGAATACAAAGCGAAGTGCGAGCAGTTGGGTTCCATCGGGAATCAATATTCCGGCCTTCTGGATAACATTGACAATGTGCCTGATGTGGCTGCAGCCCTGACAGACATAATCATTTCCGGTGAGGATGAGGAAACTGACGATAGCCTAAGAGCAAGATTCTATAACCAGATCCGCACTCCAAGCACTTCCGGAAATGCAGACCATTACAGAAAGTGGGCTATGGAAGTTGCCGGATGTGGAGATGCGAAAGTGCTTCCTCTCTGGAATGGAAACGGGACCGTCAAGGTGTTGGTGGTTGACGAAAATATGGCGGTAGATGAGGCTTTGCCGGCTGCCGTGGCAGCACATATCGAGACAGTACGTCCGATAGGGGCAGCGGTAACAGTGGAAAGCCCGCAGGAAAAGGTCATATCCATATCGGCAGGTGTTGTTCTCGATGGTTCCAAGACACTGAATGATGTTTACAACAGCTTTTCTAAAGCATTCTCAGAGTATCTTAAGGATATTGTTTTTAAGAACTATAGCATAAGTTACGCACGCATAGGGAGCCTTTTGTTATCTACGGACGGTGTGGCAGATTATGTAAATCTGCTTGTGAACGGTGGTGCTGCGAATATAACAATTGGCGAAACTGAGGTGCCCGTAGCCGGAACAATTGCCTTGACGGAGGTGGTATAG
- a CDS encoding DUF2634 domain-containing protein, with amino-acid sequence MIPQGFIDFDLIAAKTAGTTRTYKLSGNRIQGFADGLEALEQAIYKVLNTEKYEYPIYSFSYGIELENLIGKDPLYVQVELKRRILECLLKDERIQGVDNFKFETSGDRLFCVFDVISTYGKITVTKGVEI; translated from the coding sequence ATGATACCTCAGGGTTTTATTGATTTTGACCTGATAGCTGCCAAGACTGCAGGAACTACCAGAACTTATAAACTATCGGGCAATAGGATACAAGGTTTTGCAGACGGGCTGGAAGCTTTAGAACAAGCTATATATAAGGTGCTCAATACTGAGAAATATGAGTACCCGATATATAGCTTTTCTTATGGCATTGAGCTGGAAAACCTTATAGGAAAGGACCCTCTGTATGTCCAGGTGGAACTAAAAAGAAGGATCCTAGAGTGCCTTCTTAAGGATGAACGAATACAGGGAGTTGACAATTTTAAGTTTGAAACTTCCGGGGACCGCCTGTTTTGTGTTTTTGACGTAATAAGTACCTATGGAAAAATCACAGTGACAAAGGGGGTGGAAATCTGA
- a CDS encoding putative phage tail protein — translation MNLMDLLPDYYKGNLTMEELQDILSADMDNLATAFDKTINQCFVNTATDLLSRYEKIFGLQVDVNKPDEFRRERIRAKIRGTGTVTKQMIKDVASSYSNGEVEVIEDPSNYSFKIKFIGTKGIPANMTDLTLTIQEIKPAHLAFEFEFTYNTWKDVEGMTWSEASTYTWNELRVR, via the coding sequence ATGAATCTGATGGATCTGCTGCCTGACTATTATAAAGGCAATCTTACGATGGAAGAGCTGCAGGATATTTTAAGCGCAGATATGGACAATCTGGCAACGGCCTTCGATAAGACGATAAACCAGTGCTTTGTGAACACTGCTACTGACCTATTGAGCCGGTATGAAAAGATTTTCGGGCTTCAAGTTGATGTCAATAAACCCGATGAGTTCCGACGTGAACGCATCCGGGCAAAGATTAGGGGTACCGGAACGGTAACAAAGCAGATGATAAAGGATGTGGCGAGCTCTTATTCCAATGGTGAAGTGGAGGTAATAGAAGACCCTTCTAATTACAGCTTTAAAATAAAGTTTATTGGCACAAAGGGAATTCCTGCGAATATGACCGACCTGACATTGACCATTCAGGAAATCAAACCAGCTCACTTAGCTTTTGAATTTGAATTTACTTATAATACCTGGAAGGATGTTGAGGGTATGACCTGGAGTGAGGCAAGTACTTATACATGGAATGAATTAAGAGTGAGGTGA
- the araD gene encoding L-ribulose-5-phosphate 4-epimerase, translating into MLEDLKQAVLEANLELPKRGLVTYTWGNVSGIDREKNLIVIKPSGVPYEKLKAEHLVVLDLDGNVVEGDLNPSSDTPTHLALYRSFKEVGGIVHTHSRWATVWAQSGRSIPVLGTTHADYFYGEIPCTRKMTPAEINGEYEKETGNVIIETFRYKNPMHVPGVLVNNHGPFTWGKDAHEAVHNAVVLEEVAMMAYNTLMLNPKADPIHQALLDRHFLRKHGANAYYGQK; encoded by the coding sequence ATGCTGGAGGACCTGAAACAGGCAGTGCTGGAAGCCAATCTTGAGCTTCCAAAAAGAGGCCTTGTTACTTATACCTGGGGCAATGTGAGCGGGATCGACCGCGAGAAAAACCTGATAGTTATAAAACCCAGTGGTGTCCCCTATGAAAAACTCAAGGCTGAACATCTTGTCGTTCTGGATCTTGACGGCAATGTTGTCGAAGGAGACCTGAATCCATCTTCCGATACTCCTACCCATCTTGCTTTGTATAGAAGCTTTAAGGAGGTAGGAGGCATAGTCCATACCCATTCGAGATGGGCTACCGTATGGGCTCAATCGGGCAGAAGCATACCTGTCCTGGGAACCACCCATGCGGATTATTTTTACGGGGAGATTCCATGCACCAGAAAAATGACTCCTGCAGAAATAAATGGCGAATACGAAAAGGAGACGGGAAATGTCATAATTGAAACCTTCCGGTATAAAAACCCCATGCATGTTCCCGGTGTATTGGTGAATAACCACGGTCCCTTCACATGGGGCAAAGATGCCCATGAAGCAGTACATAATGCAGTAGTCCTGGAAGAAGTAGCTATGATGGCTTATAATACTCTTATGTTAAACCCCAAAGCCGATCCCATCCATCAAGCTTTGCTGGACAGGCATTTTCTAAGAAAGCATGGCGCCAACGCCTATTATGGGCAAAAATAG
- a CDS encoding Gfo/Idh/MocA family protein yields MSKKVTVAIAGLGSRGKDTYAPVARIIPDKMEIVAIADIDREKLEEVAKTYNIPEDRCFNSAEEMLAQDKLADMMFICTQDRQHFGHAIPALKKGYHLLLEKPISPDLNECREIVKVAHETKRQVIVCHVLRYTPFYSKLKEIIDSGIIGEIVSVQAIENVGYWHQAHSFVRGNWRNSDLSSPMILQKCCHDMDILLWLTGKTCNTVTSFGDTYLFKAEKAPAGAALRCTDGCKAKENCPYDAEKIYITNKATGILSGNTGWPLDVLALHPTVESIRHALKTGPYGRCVYHCDNNVVDHQVVNMRMEDGSTISFTMCAFTDKIYRHTKVMGTLGEINADMGTNIIDVYPFGGRHERIDITEIAENLSGHGGGDVRMVEDFIDSLISGRSDNLLTSIDKSVESHFIALAAEQSRILGGKPISMDSIRNG; encoded by the coding sequence ATGAGCAAAAAAGTAACTGTCGCCATCGCAGGGTTGGGCAGCCGCGGTAAAGATACCTATGCCCCGGTTGCCAGGATCATTCCCGATAAAATGGAGATTGTCGCCATCGCTGATATCGATCGTGAAAAGTTGGAGGAAGTGGCAAAAACCTATAACATACCGGAAGATCGCTGTTTTAACAGTGCTGAGGAAATGCTCGCCCAGGATAAACTGGCTGACATGATGTTCATCTGTACTCAGGACAGGCAGCATTTCGGGCATGCCATACCCGCACTAAAAAAAGGATATCATCTACTGCTGGAAAAGCCCATTTCTCCTGATCTTAATGAGTGCCGTGAAATTGTCAAGGTTGCCCACGAAACTAAAAGGCAGGTCATCGTGTGCCATGTGCTCCGCTATACGCCGTTCTATTCAAAGTTAAAGGAAATTATAGATTCTGGTATTATAGGAGAAATCGTATCCGTGCAGGCCATTGAAAACGTAGGCTACTGGCATCAGGCTCACAGTTTCGTGCGGGGAAACTGGCGTAATTCCGACTTAAGCAGCCCTATGATCCTGCAAAAGTGCTGCCATGATATGGATATACTCCTCTGGTTGACCGGTAAGACCTGCAATACGGTGACCTCCTTCGGCGATACCTACCTTTTCAAGGCGGAAAAAGCTCCTGCAGGTGCTGCCCTGCGCTGTACCGATGGCTGCAAAGCCAAGGAAAACTGCCCCTATGATGCGGAAAAAATCTATATAACCAATAAAGCAACAGGGATATTGAGCGGAAACACCGGCTGGCCTCTGGATGTTCTGGCACTGCATCCCACCGTGGAAAGCATACGTCATGCCTTGAAAACCGGACCTTACGGCCGCTGCGTATACCACTGCGATAACAATGTGGTCGACCACCAGGTGGTTAATATGAGGATGGAGGATGGATCCACCATCAGCTTTACAATGTGCGCCTTCACCGACAAAATCTACCGCCATACTAAAGTCATGGGCACCCTGGGCGAAATCAATGCTGATATGGGCACAAACATAATAGATGTTTATCCCTTTGGAGGCCGGCATGAAAGGATAGACATCACAGAGATCGCTGAAAACCTGTCCGGCCACGGGGGAGGAGATGTACGCATGGTGGAGGATTTCATTGATTCCCTGATTTCAGGTAGGAGCGATAACCTGTTAACCAGCATTGACAAATCCGTGGAAAGCCATTTTATTGCTCTTGCGGCAGAACAGTCAAGAATCCTTGGCGGAAAACCCATCTCCATGGACAGCATTCGTAATGGATGA